In the genome of Carnobacterium viridans, one region contains:
- a CDS encoding DUF6088 family protein, with the protein MNLTKLVQTYILNQTIGSPIFISDIMHYIEQFADDQKMSQQIRKNVNVILMRMVKDGNYLKRFGTGIYYRDDIDQGEETGIDSIELIRRTYIEDKRGNVFGYLTGAAFLHKLGLIEKSPHKIIIATNAKRNGNIETTDMEFKLVNPSTTVTRENYRYLQILDLIKNDLINGDNVQYSFVLTHFMNKYQLKEAKLVALAVDFYSQKVVVKVAEFISNKVYLEEQKDEIIITLDTTKQKELYEND; encoded by the coding sequence ATGAATTTAACGAAACTTGTCCAAACATATATCTTGAATCAGACTATTGGGAGTCCAATTTTTATTTCAGATATTATGCATTACATAGAACAATTTGCTGATGATCAAAAAATGAGTCAACAAATAAGAAAAAATGTGAATGTTATTTTAATGAGAATGGTAAAAGATGGGAACTATTTAAAACGTTTTGGAACTGGAATCTATTATCGGGATGATATTGACCAAGGAGAAGAAACTGGAATTGACAGTATTGAACTGATTAGGAGAACTTACATAGAAGATAAAAGAGGGAATGTATTTGGATATCTTACAGGAGCAGCTTTTTTACATAAATTAGGGCTTATCGAAAAGTCTCCGCACAAAATAATTATTGCAACCAATGCAAAAAGAAATGGCAATATTGAAACAACAGACATGGAGTTTAAGTTGGTCAACCCTTCAACAACGGTGACCCGTGAAAATTATCGGTATTTGCAAATATTGGATTTAATAAAAAATGATTTGATAAATGGAGATAACGTTCAATATAGCTTTGTGTTGACACATTTTATGAATAAATATCAGTTAAAGGAAGCAAAACTAGTAGCGTTAGCTGTGGATTTTTATAGTCAGAAAGTCGTTGTTAAAGTTGCTGAATTTATTAGCAACAAAGTTTACTTAGAAGAACAGAAAGATGAAATCATTATCACGTTGGATACTACGAAGCAAAAGGAATTGTATGAGAATGATTAA
- a CDS encoding DUF2922 domain-containing protein, giving the protein MAKSLELRFVTSLGKSKTLSVKDPILNLTTEKAQQAMNSIISLNMFQIEGANPYATVAGARYVERVVNDIFEVE; this is encoded by the coding sequence ATGGCAAAATCATTGGAATTAAGATTCGTAACTAGTTTAGGAAAGTCAAAAACACTGAGTGTAAAAGATCCTATTCTTAATTTAACTACAGAAAAAGCTCAGCAAGCAATGAATTCAATTATCTCATTAAACATGTTTCAAATTGAAGGCGCAAATCCTTACGCTACTGTAGCAGGAGCTCGCTATGTCGAACGCGTAGTAAATGATATCTTTGAAGTAGAATAA
- a CDS encoding peptidoglycan-binding protein: MTYIIEQQLLTITQKNLISKSFVIAHESGNANNTGALSLENEIAYMKRMAQKNGAFTSHWVGGGGRIVQIAQTGKVQYGAGKNANPHAYAQVELARTSNPALFKKDYLAYVWLLKKLAVEAGILTSLNTGTTLASKGIKTHHWISNNIGGTNHSDPDAYLMQHGISLTQFAHDLSSTTQKDFLSPSSPTKPNHLYHIVVKGDSLWSIAKKYHTTITWLKTINLLSSETILVGQKLIISTNSSNPAPLSQFAIIKTIQKTLGIKQDGLFGPVTKQSLIRLVQKTIGSKPDGYWGPESASKMRILKTGLSGWDVYVVQAFLTGNYQLNLGTPDNHYGPKTTAAVRQFQHNFGLLADGITGPKTCQKLFS; encoded by the coding sequence ATGACTTATATCATTGAACAACAGCTTTTAACAATCACTCAGAAAAACTTAATTAGTAAAAGTTTTGTTATTGCCCATGAATCGGGGAACGCAAACAATACAGGAGCACTTTCTCTAGAAAATGAAATTGCTTATATGAAACGAATGGCACAGAAAAATGGTGCCTTCACAAGTCATTGGGTTGGTGGAGGTGGAAGAATCGTCCAGATCGCTCAAACAGGAAAAGTACAATATGGCGCTGGAAAAAATGCCAATCCTCATGCATATGCTCAAGTAGAATTAGCACGCACATCGAATCCAGCTTTATTTAAAAAAGACTATTTAGCTTATGTATGGTTATTAAAAAAACTTGCTGTGGAAGCCGGAATCCTTACTTCATTAAATACGGGTACGACTCTTGCATCAAAAGGCATTAAAACGCATCATTGGATTTCCAACAATATAGGTGGTACTAATCATTCCGATCCCGATGCTTATCTAATGCAACACGGTATTTCTCTTACACAATTTGCTCATGACTTATCCTCAACTACTCAAAAGGATTTTTTATCGCCATCTTCACCTACAAAACCAAATCATTTGTACCATATTGTAGTGAAAGGCGATTCTTTATGGAGCATAGCTAAAAAGTACCATACTACTATTACTTGGTTGAAAACAATCAATCTCCTATCTTCTGAAACTATCTTAGTCGGTCAAAAATTAATCATTTCAACAAATTCTTCAAATCCAGCTCCCCTTTCCCAATTTGCGATTATAAAGACTATTCAAAAAACTCTTGGTATCAAACAAGACGGTCTTTTTGGCCCAGTGACCAAACAAAGCTTAATCCGCCTTGTTCAAAAAACAATTGGTTCCAAACCAGATGGCTATTGGGGGCCTGAATCTGCTTCAAAAATGAGAATTTTAAAAACTGGACTTTCAGGCTGGGATGTTTATGTAGTTCAAGCTTTCTTAACAGGTAACTATCAGTTAAACCTAGGAACGCCCGATAACCACTATGGCCCAAAAACAACAGCGGCCGTCAGACAGTTCCAACATAATTTTGGCCTTTTAGCTGATGGCATCACTGGACCAAAAACATGTCAGAAATTATTTAGTTGA
- a CDS encoding deoxynucleoside kinase — protein sequence MKGDNKAVIVLAGMIGAGKSTYTKFISEALGSEAFYESVDDNRILENFYENPERWAFSLQIYFLNTRFRSIKAAFKHENNVLDRSIYEDALFTRINYEEGNMSDAEMETYLDLLDNMMEELDSMPKKSPDLLIYLRGSLDTVLNRIEKRGRSFEQIEDNSGLLDYYTHLHSQYDSWFNAYDKSATLIIDINQYDLEKLEDAEKVLNMVTEKLEAVRNEHSVG from the coding sequence ATGAAGGGAGACAACAAAGCTGTGATTGTTTTAGCTGGTATGATTGGTGCTGGTAAAAGTACCTACACAAAATTCATTTCAGAAGCATTAGGAAGCGAGGCTTTCTATGAAAGTGTGGATGATAATCGGATTTTGGAAAATTTTTATGAAAATCCTGAAAGATGGGCTTTCTCATTACAAATTTATTTTTTAAATACTCGTTTTAGAAGCATTAAAGCTGCCTTCAAACATGAAAATAATGTATTAGATCGTTCGATTTACGAAGATGCCTTGTTTACTCGAATCAATTATGAAGAAGGAAATATGAGCGATGCTGAGATGGAAACCTATTTAGATTTATTGGATAACATGATGGAAGAACTAGACAGTATGCCTAAAAAATCTCCTGATCTACTCATTTACTTACGCGGTTCTTTGGATACTGTTTTGAATAGAATTGAAAAACGTGGTCGTTCATTTGAGCAAATTGAAGACAATAGTGGTCTGCTAGACTATTATACTCATCTTCATAGTCAATACGATAGTTGGTTTAACGCTTACGATAAAAGTGCTACTCTGATAATTGATATTAATCAGTATGATTTAGAAAAGTTAGAAGATGCTGAAAAAGTTCTCAATATGGTCACAGAAAAATTAGAAGCGGTTAGAAATGAACATTCCGTTGGATAA
- the glmS gene encoding glutamine--fructose-6-phosphate transaminase (isomerizing) → MCGIVGYIGRQDAKDILLQGLEMLEYRGYDSAGIYVMDEQDNGHLFKEKGRIAALREKVDHNVPAKTGIGHTRWATHGVPSVENAHPHQSNSGRFNLVHNGVIENYKAVRDAFLTETMLHSDTDTEIIVQLIAWYVEEEGLETIDAFKKAIVALKGSYALALIDNENPDVVYAAKNKSPLLLGRGDGFNVICSDAMAMIQETNQFVELMDGEIATLTVDDIKIETLSGDVITRASYTALLDANDLSKGTYPHYMAKEIDEQPAVMRKIVQNYQNENGELEIDSAILEEMTASDRIYIIACGTSNNAGWVGKQIIENLANIPTEVHLSSEFGYNMPLLTEKPFFIFLSQSGETADSRQVLVKINDLNFPSLTLTNVPGSTLSREAKYTLLLHAGPEIAVASTKAYTAQIAVLAILGELAGRKKGLELDVDMAHELGIAATAIESIIDEKEVFEQLSVTHLSISRNAFYIGRSIDYYVVMEAALKLKEVSYVQTEGFAAGELKHGTIALIEEGTPVISIITDEATAGHTRGNAQEVISRGAHSMIIAMDGLDQSGDAYVLPKVHNLLTPLVSVIPTQLIAYYTSLHRGNDVDKPRNLAKSVTVE, encoded by the coding sequence ATGTGTGGAATCGTAGGATATATCGGAAGACAAGATGCAAAAGATATTTTATTACAAGGACTTGAAATGTTAGAATACCGTGGTTACGACTCAGCTGGTATTTACGTAATGGATGAACAAGACAACGGACATTTATTTAAAGAAAAAGGACGTATTGCTGCTTTAAGAGAAAAAGTAGACCATAATGTTCCTGCAAAAACCGGTATTGGGCATACTCGTTGGGCAACTCATGGTGTACCAAGTGTTGAAAATGCTCATCCTCACCAATCAAATAGTGGTCGTTTTAATCTTGTTCATAATGGAGTAATTGAAAATTACAAAGCAGTAAGAGATGCTTTCCTTACAGAAACAATGTTGCATAGTGATACAGATACTGAAATCATCGTTCAATTGATTGCATGGTATGTTGAAGAAGAAGGCTTAGAAACAATCGATGCCTTCAAAAAAGCAATCGTAGCTTTAAAAGGGTCTTATGCTTTAGCTTTGATCGATAATGAAAATCCTGATGTTGTTTATGCAGCAAAAAATAAAAGTCCTCTTTTATTAGGTAGAGGTGACGGCTTTAATGTTATTTGTAGCGATGCCATGGCAATGATTCAAGAAACGAATCAATTTGTCGAACTGATGGATGGTGAAATTGCTACATTAACAGTAGATGACATCAAAATCGAGACATTATCTGGTGACGTGATCACTCGTGCTTCATATACTGCACTATTAGACGCAAATGATTTAAGTAAAGGTACTTACCCTCACTACATGGCAAAAGAAATTGATGAACAGCCTGCAGTTATGCGTAAAATTGTCCAAAATTATCAAAATGAGAATGGTGAATTAGAAATTGATTCAGCTATTCTTGAAGAAATGACAGCAAGTGACCGCATCTACATCATCGCTTGTGGTACAAGTAACAATGCGGGTTGGGTTGGCAAACAAATTATTGAAAACTTGGCAAATATTCCTACAGAAGTTCACTTATCTAGTGAATTTGGTTACAACATGCCTTTATTGACTGAAAAACCATTCTTCATTTTCTTGTCTCAAAGTGGCGAAACAGCCGACAGTCGTCAAGTATTGGTAAAAATTAATGATTTGAACTTCCCTTCTTTAACATTAACAAATGTACCAGGTTCTACTCTTTCTAGAGAAGCAAAATATACTTTATTATTACATGCTGGTCCAGAAATCGCTGTAGCTTCAACAAAAGCTTATACAGCTCAAATCGCTGTTCTTGCCATTCTCGGAGAGCTTGCTGGCCGCAAAAAAGGATTAGAACTAGATGTAGATATGGCACATGAACTCGGTATCGCTGCTACAGCAATCGAATCGATTATCGATGAAAAAGAAGTTTTCGAACAATTATCTGTTACTCATTTAAGTATCAGTCGTAACGCATTTTATATTGGACGCAGCATTGATTACTACGTTGTTATGGAAGCTGCTCTTAAATTAAAAGAAGTTTCTTACGTACAAACAGAAGGCTTTGCAGCTGGTGAATTGAAACACGGAACTATTGCATTGATTGAAGAAGGTACGCCTGTTATTTCAATTATTACGGATGAAGCAACTGCTGGACACACACGTGGTAATGCACAAGAAGTTATTTCTCGTGGCGCTCATAGCATGATTATCGCTATGGATGGTCTAGATCAATCAGGCGATGCATACGTATTGCCAAAAGTGCACAACTTGTTAACTCCATTAGTTAGTGTTATTCCAACGCAACTAATTGCTTACTACACAAGCTTACACCGTGGTAACGACGTTGATAAACCAAGAAACTTAGCTAAAAGCGTAACTGTTGAGTAA
- a CDS encoding dihydrolipoamide dehydrogenase yields the protein MSEKLKNAFPSNWVGLSPARFRKYKTWINAVKPGICGTYVAAVILHDVFNQSYGIDLEKEKLITGLKTVIDDTFPYKGTFPWDVWHGLDWVLKDNADFSVKIHFVPERKVISLLNRKNPIPVAVGTATLFGSPYKNHWVVVYAYGYNQEGKLFFKAYDNHGRYTAILPASQTIGCVWIEPN from the coding sequence ATGTCAGAAAAACTAAAGAACGCTTTTCCGAGCAATTGGGTTGGGCTTAGTCCAGCGCGTTTCCGAAAATACAAAACATGGATAAATGCTGTTAAACCTGGGATATGTGGAACATATGTTGCAGCCGTGATTTTGCACGATGTTTTCAACCAAAGTTATGGGATTGATTTAGAAAAAGAGAAATTGATTACTGGATTAAAGACAGTTATTGACGATACCTTTCCATATAAAGGAACCTTTCCTTGGGATGTTTGGCACGGATTGGATTGGGTATTAAAAGATAACGCCGATTTTTCTGTTAAAATACATTTTGTTCCTGAGCGTAAAGTCATTTCACTATTAAATAGGAAGAATCCGATTCCAGTAGCAGTGGGTACGGCAACTTTATTTGGTAGTCCTTATAAAAATCATTGGGTAGTGGTTTATGCATATGGTTACAATCAAGAAGGGAAATTATTTTTTAAAGCATACGATAATCATGGAAGATATACGGCAATTTTGCCAGCTTCACAAACAATAGGTTGTGTATGGATAGAACCGAATTAA
- the lpdA gene encoding dihydrolipoyl dehydrogenase: MATNQKETIIIGAGPGGYVAAIRAAQLGQKVTIIEKEYIGGVCLNVGCIPSKALITAGHHFHNAQHSEVFGITTSNVTLDITKMQNWKDTKVVSMLTRGVEGLLKKNKVEIIRGTAVFTDKNHLTVETKDGSKNLEFKNVVIATGSSPLAVSEVPFGGRVVDTTGGLNIKELPKRLVIVGGGYVATQLAFAFNNFGSKVTILEKEDSIINFFDKDMVKLVKKSYADKGVDVIEGVNITKSSQTDEVVTVTYEKNGKEETIESDYVLVSVGRVPNTSKLNLEAVGVKLLENGRIDVDESLRTGVEGVYAIGDITPGPAFAHKASHDAKIVAEVISGKEVVVNYSTMPIAAYTEPEIASVGMSADEVKGNKEYKVSKFSLAGNGRALSLDATEGFVRMITEKKTNKIVGAQVIGVSAGDVIAELALAIELGMVAEDISLTIHAHPSLAESVMDTAELALGLPIHM; the protein is encoded by the coding sequence ATGGCAACTAATCAAAAAGAAACGATTATTATTGGAGCTGGACCAGGAGGTTATGTTGCAGCAATTCGAGCAGCGCAACTAGGACAAAAGGTTACAATTATTGAAAAAGAATACATCGGTGGGGTTTGTTTAAACGTCGGTTGTATTCCTTCTAAAGCCTTGATAACTGCTGGACATCATTTTCACAATGCACAACATTCTGAAGTTTTTGGAATCACAACTTCTAATGTAACGCTAGATATTACAAAAATGCAGAACTGGAAAGATACAAAAGTAGTAAGCATGCTAACACGCGGTGTTGAAGGGTTATTGAAAAAAAACAAAGTAGAAATTATTCGTGGAACAGCCGTATTTACGGATAAAAATCACTTAACGGTTGAAACTAAAGATGGATCTAAAAATCTTGAATTTAAAAATGTTGTTATTGCTACAGGTAGTTCACCATTAGCAGTTTCAGAAGTACCATTTGGAGGACGTGTTGTGGACACAACAGGCGGTTTAAACATTAAAGAGCTTCCAAAACGGTTAGTAATCGTAGGTGGTGGTTATGTTGCTACTCAATTAGCTTTTGCTTTTAATAACTTCGGCTCTAAAGTAACCATTCTTGAAAAAGAAGATAGCATTATCAACTTCTTTGATAAAGATATGGTAAAATTGGTCAAGAAAAGTTACGCTGATAAAGGTGTAGATGTTATTGAAGGTGTAAATATAACTAAATCTTCACAAACAGATGAGGTAGTAACAGTCACTTATGAAAAAAATGGCAAAGAAGAAACGATTGAATCAGATTATGTGTTGGTTTCTGTAGGTCGAGTGCCAAATACATCTAAATTGAATTTAGAAGCTGTTGGCGTTAAATTATTAGAAAATGGCAGAATCGATGTAGACGAATCATTGAGAACTGGTGTTGAAGGCGTTTATGCAATTGGAGATATTACTCCAGGACCAGCATTTGCGCACAAAGCAAGTCATGACGCAAAAATTGTAGCAGAAGTTATTTCTGGTAAAGAAGTTGTTGTGAACTACAGTACGATGCCGATTGCTGCTTATACAGAACCTGAAATAGCTTCAGTAGGTATGTCAGCCGATGAAGTAAAAGGCAATAAAGAATACAAAGTCAGCAAATTCTCGTTAGCAGGTAATGGACGTGCATTATCATTAGATGCGACTGAAGGATTTGTCCGTATGATTACTGAGAAAAAAACAAATAAAATCGTAGGAGCTCAAGTTATTGGAGTAAGCGCGGGAGACGTTATTGCTGAATTAGCATTGGCGATTGAGTTAGGTATGGTTGCTGAAGATATTTCATTAACCATCCATGCTCATCCGTCACTTGCAGAATCAGTAATGGATACAGCTGAACTAGCATTAGGATTACCAATCCACATGTAA
- a CDS encoding glycosyltransferase family 2 protein: MLSIIVPVYNVESVLKHCLNSLRFQSYRNIEIILINEGSTDMSGAICDRFARVDSRFKVLHKTIKGHSEALNTGLLSAKGEYISFVDPIDRIDGLMFENLLLTIIKNEADIVIANYGEELNQDEKELMELSSTVNWTKETALNMIVDHFRLKSFLCNKLFSVDLFRIDPVLEFDSTLDIFGDLLMCVQCILKSSKIIYDPNLHYHYIAYKHIPFFNGLTQERLSGPKALMKVIELTKKLDNFNVSTVKDIYVSYSIQLLMQLLNEENQDYHQIEEVRQNLYRFSINELNSQDVKMSCIMAKKMTMIYYNFWKMRKKTLD; encoded by the coding sequence ATGTTGTCCATCATTGTTCCGGTATATAATGTAGAAAGTGTTTTAAAACATTGTTTAAACAGCTTAAGATTTCAGTCTTATCGAAACATTGAAATTATTTTAATCAATGAAGGATCTACCGATATGAGTGGCGCTATATGTGATCGTTTTGCGCGAGTAGATTCTCGGTTTAAAGTACTTCATAAAACCATAAAAGGGCATTCTGAAGCTTTGAATACTGGATTACTTTCAGCTAAAGGTGAGTATATCAGTTTTGTTGATCCAATCGATCGGATAGACGGTTTGATGTTTGAAAATTTACTATTAACGATTATTAAAAATGAAGCAGATATCGTTATAGCTAATTATGGAGAAGAGTTAAATCAAGATGAAAAAGAATTGATGGAGCTCTCAAGTACAGTTAATTGGACTAAAGAGACAGCTCTAAATATGATTGTTGATCATTTTAGATTAAAAAGTTTTTTATGCAATAAGCTTTTTTCCGTTGATTTATTCAGAATTGACCCGGTGCTGGAATTTGATTCGACATTAGATATTTTTGGAGATTTATTGATGTGTGTACAATGCATTTTAAAAAGCTCTAAGATTATCTATGATCCTAACTTGCATTACCATTATATAGCCTATAAGCATATCCCTTTCTTTAATGGTCTTACACAAGAAAGACTTTCTGGTCCTAAAGCACTAATGAAAGTCATTGAATTAACAAAGAAACTAGATAACTTTAATGTTTCAACAGTAAAAGATATTTATGTCAGCTATTCGATTCAATTATTGATGCAACTTCTAAATGAAGAGAATCAAGATTACCATCAAATCGAAGAAGTGAGGCAAAATTTATATCGATTTTCTATAAATGAACTTAACAGCCAAGATGTTAAAATGTCTTGTATAATGGCCAAAAAAATGACGATGATTTATTATAATTTTTGGAAAATGAGAAAGAAAACATTAGATTAG
- a CDS encoding polysaccharide biosynthesis protein: MIRTILNKKKLYLLLDSSVILLAGVIAYFFLNPYVALPMASYLFMITLGIGGYSILAGYSGICATLYRYTSIKDMLIIFISITLSFGLTTTFAILLLEEMSFRYILLIYLISLLLVSGGHIVFRIFHEYKTSASPENQKAKKIRTLVVGAGDGGNLFIKSIQKNSTDIKVVGIVDDDDGKQGMRLYSIPILGNISDIPIVTKKLGVEQITIAIPSLKPNQLEKILEICNEINLPVNLMPSIEDVMNGKLMVSRFREIDVVDLLGRDEVTLDTKQISEDLYGKTILVSGAGGSIGSEICRIIATFSPKKIILLGHGENSIYQIHRELNKKFVGKIEITPVIADVQNRQRMFDIMEMYKPDVVYHAAAHKHVPMMESNTFEALRNNVYGTKNIAEAAKAASVGTFIMISTDKAVNPPNVMGATKRIAEMIVTSLNEEGKTNFAAVRFGNVLGSRGSVVPLFKEQIKAGGPVTVTDFRMTRYFMTIPEASRLVIQAGTLAKGGEIFVLDMGQPVKIVDLAKKVIKLSGFSDDEIPVVETGIRPGEKLYEELLIASENTGEKVYDKIFVGKAVRRSLEEVMSFLKTLEGCSEGSLKERLIYFAKTHQAAA; encoded by the coding sequence ATGATTCGAACAATTCTAAATAAGAAAAAGCTTTATTTACTGTTGGATAGTTCCGTAATCCTATTAGCCGGCGTGATCGCCTATTTCTTTTTAAATCCTTATGTAGCACTTCCTATGGCGTCGTATTTATTTATGATTACATTAGGAATAGGAGGGTATAGTATTCTAGCAGGATACTCAGGAATATGCGCTACCCTATATCGCTACACAAGTATTAAAGATATGTTAATTATCTTCATTTCGATTACGCTTTCATTTGGACTAACAACAACGTTTGCCATTTTGCTGTTGGAAGAAATGAGTTTTCGGTATATTTTATTGATCTATCTCATTTCTTTATTACTCGTTAGCGGAGGACACATTGTTTTTAGAATTTTCCATGAGTACAAAACAAGTGCTTCTCCCGAGAATCAAAAAGCTAAAAAAATTCGTACGCTAGTAGTTGGTGCAGGTGATGGTGGGAATTTATTTATCAAGAGTATCCAAAAAAATTCAACAGATATAAAAGTAGTCGGTATTGTTGATGATGATGATGGAAAACAGGGTATGCGGTTATACAGTATTCCTATTTTAGGGAATATTTCCGACATCCCAATCGTTACAAAAAAATTAGGTGTCGAACAAATCACGATTGCCATTCCTTCATTGAAACCAAACCAACTTGAAAAGATTTTAGAAATTTGTAACGAAATTAATCTGCCCGTCAACTTAATGCCGTCGATTGAAGATGTTATGAATGGGAAATTAATGGTGAGCCGCTTTAGAGAAATCGATGTAGTCGATTTATTAGGAAGAGACGAAGTAACGTTAGATACAAAACAGATTTCAGAGGATCTATATGGTAAAACAATTTTAGTTAGTGGTGCTGGCGGCTCTATTGGTTCAGAGATTTGTCGCATCATAGCTACTTTTTCTCCTAAAAAAATTATTTTATTGGGACATGGTGAAAATTCAATTTACCAAATCCATCGTGAATTGAATAAAAAATTTGTTGGTAAGATTGAGATTACTCCGGTTATAGCAGATGTTCAAAACCGACAAAGAATGTTTGATATTATGGAAATGTATAAACCTGATGTTGTGTATCATGCTGCTGCCCATAAACATGTTCCTATGATGGAATCAAATACATTTGAGGCATTAAGAAACAATGTGTATGGGACAAAAAATATAGCTGAAGCAGCCAAAGCAGCTAGTGTAGGAACTTTTATCATGATTTCTACTGACAAAGCTGTTAACCCGCCGAATGTTATGGGAGCAACAAAACGGATTGCTGAAATGATTGTAACGAGCTTAAATGAAGAAGGGAAAACTAATTTTGCAGCTGTCCGCTTTGGAAATGTATTGGGCAGTCGTGGTAGTGTAGTTCCGTTATTTAAAGAACAAATAAAAGCAGGTGGACCTGTAACGGTAACAGACTTTAGAATGACACGTTATTTTATGACGATTCCAGAAGCTAGTCGTCTGGTAATCCAAGCAGGAACTTTGGCAAAAGGCGGAGAAATATTCGTCTTGGATATGGGACAACCGGTTAAAATTGTTGATTTAGCTAAGAAAGTAATCAAACTGAGTGGATTTAGTGATGATGAAATCCCCGTAGTTGAAACTGGAATTCGACCAGGAGAGAAATTATATGAAGAATTATTGATAGCTAGTGAAAATACCGGAGAGAAAGTATACGATAAAATATTTGTTGGGAAAGCTGTAAGACGTTCACTAGAAGAAGTGATGTCATTTTTGAAAACATTAGAGGGGTGTAGCGAAGGTTCATTAAAAGAACGATTAATTTACTTTGCTAAAACACATCAAGCAGCAGCATAA
- a CDS encoding CpsD/CapB family tyrosine-protein kinase, translating into MFKKRISEKKYEEKNLITLIDPTSIISEEFRTLRTNIQFSMIDKELKTLMVTSSKQGEGKSTIAANLAVVFASQGKKVLLVDADMRNPSLHKLFKVRNQQGLTSILTTKNRQLRSLLHETSQENLNLLTSGILPPNPSELLASQRMAQFIEAVKQEYDLIVFDMPPVNVVTDAQVMGNKADGTVFVIRKEVADLSEILKAKELLNLVQANVLGAVFNSKERVKGLNGGYYAKEKELDTVG; encoded by the coding sequence ATGTTTAAAAAGAGAATAAGCGAGAAAAAATATGAGGAAAAAAATCTTATTACACTCATCGATCCCACTTCGATTATTTCAGAAGAGTTTCGGACACTTAGAACGAATATTCAATTTTCTATGATAGATAAAGAATTGAAAACATTAATGGTCACTTCTTCAAAACAAGGAGAAGGAAAATCTACAATTGCTGCTAATCTAGCAGTTGTCTTTGCTTCCCAAGGAAAAAAGGTATTGCTTGTAGATGCAGATATGCGCAACCCATCACTTCACAAACTATTCAAAGTGCGAAATCAACAAGGATTGACAAGTATTCTAACAACTAAAAATAGACAACTACGCAGCCTTTTACACGAAACGAGTCAAGAAAATCTAAACTTATTGACTAGCGGAATTTTACCACCGAATCCGTCAGAATTACTAGCTTCTCAAAGAATGGCTCAATTTATTGAGGCAGTAAAACAAGAGTATGATTTAATTGTTTTTGATATGCCACCAGTCAATGTGGTTACAGATGCTCAAGTAATGGGAAATAAAGCCGACGGAACAGTTTTTGTGATTCGAAAAGAAGTTGCAGATTTAAGTGAGATTTTAAAAGCTAAAGAGTTATTGAACTTAGTACAAGCGAATGTTTTAGGAGCTGTATTTAATAGTAAAGAACGAGTAAAAGGTTTAAATGGTGGTTATTATGCTAAAGAAAAAGAACTAGATACTGTCGGTTAA